The genomic DNA CCTATACAAATTTAATTATATCCGTTATAATACTAAAGCAATAAAAAATTTTCAATAGGAAGACTGTACTTCATATGTTAATTTATCATCATTACCCTGACTAAATCCTTCAAACACATTTAACAATAGAAACCATTTTCATATTTTATTTATTAAAAATATCAAAGGTACTTCTGTTGCAAGAATTTTAAAAAAGTATTTAGTAATGGAAAATTGTTGACATAAGGTAAAATATCATGCTGGATAGATCGCGATTACGAATAGCAATGCAAAAATCAGGAAGATTGAGCAAAGAATCCCAACAGCTTCTTGAACAATGTGGGATTAAAATTAATTTACAACAACAACGTTTATTAGCGTTTGCGGAAAACATGGCTATCGATATAATGCGAGTGCGCGATGATGATATTCCTGGTTTAGTTATGGACGGTATAGTAGATTTAGGTATTATCGGAGAAAATGTATTAGAAGAAGCATTATTAACGAGACGATCGCAAGGAGATAATCCTTGTTACATTATGTTACTCCGATTAGATTTTGGAGATTGTCGATTATCTATGGCCTTACCTATAGATGAACCATGGAACGGTCCAAAATCCTTACAAGGAAAACGAATTGCCACTTCATACCCACATCTTCTGAAACAATATTTAGATAAATTAGGTATTCATTTTAAATCTTGTTTACTAAATGGCTCAGTAGAAGTAGCACCACGCGCTGGATTAGCAGATGCAATTTGTGATCTAGTGTCTACCGGAGCTACGTTAGAAGCTAATGGATTACATGAAGTAGAAGTAATCTATCGATCTAGAGCATGTCTTATTCAACGATCTGGAGAATTATCCAACATAAAACAATCACTAATAAACAAATTAATAATTCGTATTCAAGGAGTAATCCAAGCCCGGGGATCTAAATACATCATGCTGCATGCCCCTGCTGAACAACTAGAGGAAATTATTAATTTACTACCCGGAGCAGAAAGCCCAACAGTATTGCCATTAGCAGGCAATCAACATCGTGTAGCAATATACATGGTAAGTAATGAAACATTATTTTGGGAAACAATGGAAAATTTAAAAAATCTTGGAGCTAGTTCTATTTTAGTATTACCAATAGAAAAAATGATGGAATAATATTATGATTTCTCATGAGCATCCTATATCTATTTATTGGAATGATTGTTCCAAATCTGAACAAAAAACACTACTTACCCGTCCAATAAATAACAAATTAAACGATATTTATATGAATGTTAAAAATATACTTACAAAAGTTTATAACGAAGGCGATCGTGCTTTATTTAAGTTTAATTTTGATTTTGACAACGTACAAACTACACAATTACAAATCCCAACTGAAATTATCATGAATTCCGGGCATAACTTGTCTTATGAAATAAAACAAGCAATACATACCGCCATGACCAATATAACACGATTTCATCAAGCACAATGTTATTCAGAAGTAATCGTGGAAACCCTTCCAGGCGTATATTGCCAACAAATTATTCGCCCATTAAATATTGTTGGACTATATGTACCAGGAGGAACTGCGCCGCTGTTGTCAACAGTAATGATGTTAGGTATCCCAGCTCGTATTGCGAAATGTAAACGTGTAATATTATGTTCCCCCCCCCCAATTCCGGACGTAATTATGTATACCGCACAACTTTGCGGTATTGATGAAATTTATCAAGTAGGAGGTAGTCAAGCTATAGCCGCTATGGGATTTGGCACTGAGTCTATTCCGAAAGTAGATAAGATATTTGGACCAGGTAATATGTGGGTTACAGAAGCAAAACGACAAATTAACCTTGCTCCGAATGGAGCTGCTATTGATATGCTAGCTGGACCTTCCGAAATATTAATTATTGCAGATAATACGGCTAATCCTATTTTTATCGCAGCCGATCTTTTATCACAGTCAGAGCACGGACCTGATTCACATGTAATACTTATAACACCCCACTCGTACATTGCAGAACAAACAAAACAAGAGCTACATAAACAAGTAAAAATACTACCACGAAATGATATAATTCATAATGTATTATTGAATAGTCGCATGATTATTACTAACAATTTAATGGAATGTTTTTCTATCAGTAATAGTTATGCTCCAGAACATTTGATTATTCAAATTGAAAATGCATCAGATTATTTACATTACATCACGAATGCCGGATCAATATTCCTTGGAAATTGGTCTCCGGAAACTGCTGGAGATTATGCAAGCGGGCCTAATCACGTCTTACCTACATACGGGCGCGCAGTTACCACATCTGGTCTAGGAGTTATAGATTTTCAAAAAAGAATGTCGGTACAACAATTAACCCAAAATGGATTATTGCAACTATCATCAACCATTACGACATTAACACAAATCGAACAATTAAAAGCTCATGAATACGCCATAACACATCGTATAAACTATATAAAGGAACAAAATGAACGTTCGTTACTTGGCTAGGAATAATATATTAACTCTTAAACCTTATCAATCTGCTAGAAAATGTACACATTCAGGTAACATATGGCTGAACGCTAATGAATTTCCAATTGCTCCCGACTATCATTTTCGTTATGAAAAAATTCATAGATATCCTACTTGTCAACCACAAGAAGTAATCAACAATTATGCTTATTATGCCGGGGTTCGATCTGATCAAATTTTAGTGTCAAGAGGAGCCGATGAAAGTATTGAATTATTAATGAAAGTTTTTTGTAATCCTGGAAAAGACGTTATTATATTTTGCCCGCCGACATACGGTATGTATAAAACCACTGCAGAAATTTTAGGAATTAATTATCGGATTATACCTAAAAAGAAAAACTGGCAACTTGATTTAGCATCCATTGAATCACAACTAAATAATGTTAAATTAATTTATATTTGTAACCCAAACAACCCTACTGGTAACATTATTCATTTAAATAGTTTAAAAAAGTTATTAAACATTATTCAAAACCGAGC from Candidatus Blochmanniella camponoti includes the following:
- the hisD gene encoding histidinol dehydrogenase, whose product is MISHEHPISIYWNDCSKSEQKTLLTRPINNKLNDIYMNVKNILTKVYNEGDRALFKFNFDFDNVQTTQLQIPTEIIMNSGHNLSYEIKQAIHTAMTNITRFHQAQCYSEVIVETLPGVYCQQIIRPLNIVGLYVPGGTAPLLSTVMMLGIPARIAKCKRVILCSPPPIPDVIMYTAQLCGIDEIYQVGGSQAIAAMGFGTESIPKVDKIFGPGNMWVTEAKRQINLAPNGAAIDMLAGPSEILIIADNTANPIFIAADLLSQSEHGPDSHVILITPHSYIAEQTKQELHKQVKILPRNDIIHNVLLNSRMIITNNLMECFSISNSYAPEHLIIQIENASDYLHYITNAGSIFLGNWSPETAGDYASGPNHVLPTYGRAVTTSGLGVIDFQKRMSVQQLTQNGLLQLSSTITTLTQIEQLKAHEYAITHRINYIKEQNERSLLG
- the hisG gene encoding ATP phosphoribosyltransferase; translation: MLDRSRLRIAMQKSGRLSKESQQLLEQCGIKINLQQQRLLAFAENMAIDIMRVRDDDIPGLVMDGIVDLGIIGENVLEEALLTRRSQGDNPCYIMLLRLDFGDCRLSMALPIDEPWNGPKSLQGKRIATSYPHLLKQYLDKLGIHFKSCLLNGSVEVAPRAGLADAICDLVSTGATLEANGLHEVEVIYRSRACLIQRSGELSNIKQSLINKLIIRIQGVIQARGSKYIMLHAPAEQLEEIINLLPGAESPTVLPLAGNQHRVAIYMVSNETLFWETMENLKNLGASSILVLPIEKMME